The Xanthomonas sontii genomic sequence GCCGCCGCTGTCCGAACTCAAGGACATCGGCGAACTGGAGCCGCAGCTGCCGCTGGACCGCGACGCGCTGCCGGTCGGCGACATGGCCCAGGCCGACGCCGCACCGGGCGACGCCGCCGATCAGGGCGACCAGGGCGACCAGGGCGACACCACGGCGCAGGCCGCAGCCGCCGGCGATGCCGCCGAGCCTGCCGCGACGGCGCAGGCAGACGCGGCCGATGCCGCCGACGCAGAAGCACGCGACACCGCAACACCGCACACCCCCGCGACCGACGACGCCCACGCGCCGGCGGCCACGGATTCCACGACCGCCCCGACGGGCGAACCCGAAGCCGCGCCGGGAGAGCGCGCGGCGGATGCGAACGAAGCCGAAGACAACGCCGTCGCGACGACGACCGTGGCTGTTGACGATGCCGATTCCGAACCACAGGCCGACGCGCAACGCGCCGGCCGGAGCCAAGTAAATGAGTGACACCTCCCGCAAGCTGTCGTTGAACAAGCTCTCGCTCAAGCGCGACGCCGCTGCCGCCGAGCAGCCGAAACTGGAAGAACGCCTGCACAAGGTCCTGGCCCAGGCCGGACTGGGCTCGCGCCGGGCGCTGGAACAGCGCATCGCCGACGGCCTGGTCAAGGTCAACGGCGAGGTCGCGCAGACCGGCATGTCGATCCGCAGCGGCGACAAGATCGAGCTGGACGGCCGCAGCTTCGTCGCCAGCGCGCTGACCGAGCCCTCGCGCGTGCTGATCTACAACAAGCCCGAAGGCGAAGTGACCACGCGCGAAGATCCCGAAGGCCGCCCGACCATCTTCGAGGCGCTGCCGGCGCTGAAGGGCGCGCGCTGGATCGCGATCGGCCGCCTGGACATCAACACCACCGGCCTGCTGCTGCTCACCACCGACGGCGAGCTGGCCAACGCGATGATGCACCCCTCCTACGAGATCGAGCGCGAGTACGTGGTGCGCGTGCGCGCCCCGGAAGGCGAAGAGACCGTGCCCGACAGCATGATCGAGCGGCTCTCGCGCGGCGTGCTGCTGGAGGATGGCGGCGCCAAGTTCGACGAGATCGAACGCATCGGCGGCACCGACTCGCACGACTGGTTCCGGGTGGTGGTCAAGGAAGGCCGCAACCGTGAAGTGCGGCGCCTGTGGGAATCGCAGGGCTGCCAGGTCAGCCGGCTCAAGCGCACCCGCTACGGCAAGATCGCGCTGCCGCGCGAACTGCTGCGCGGGCATTCGATGGAACTGGCGCAGGACAAGGTCGAGGCGCTGCGCGCCGAGCTGAAGCTGGAGGAAGGCACCCCGTCGGCGCTGACCCTGCAGCCGGTGATCGGCCAGCGCAAGGCGGCCAAGGCCACCGTGCAGGTCGGCCGCGGCGGCAATGCCTACGTCAACGGCCATAACACCGCCGACGAAGGCCGCGAGCTGCGCCGCTTCGACACGTTCCGCGAGGACCGCGGCCGCGGCCGCGGCGGCAAGAAGCCGCACGGCGGCCTGACCGTGAGCGGCGAAATGGCCGCCAAGCAATCGCAGAAGCCGTTCAAGCAGCGCGCCCCGAAGGGCCCCAAGCCGCTGCCGGACGGCAACCCCGCCGCGTTCCGCACCTGGTACGTGCCCGATGGCGTCAGCACCGGCCCGACCGGCCACCGCAACGCCGGTCCCGGCGGTCGTGGTCAGGGTCAAGGTCAGGGGCGTCCCTACGCCAAGCCGCGTCCGGCCGGTGCCGGCGCTGGTGCCGGCGCCGGCCAGGGCCGCGGTCAGGGCCAGGGCCAGCAGCGCAAGGCGCATCCCTACGGGCATCCGGGCAACGCGCCGAGCTTCCCGTCCGACCACGCCACCCCCGGCTTCAACCCCTACGGCGCCGCGCCGCGCGCCGCGCGCCCGGCCGGCGGCCAGAAGCGCGGCCCGGGTCCGGGCGGACGCCCCGGCGGCGGCAACCGCCCGGCCGGCGGGCGTCCTCCGGGTGGCGGCGGCCGTCCCGGCGGCGGCGGCAACCGCGGTCCGCGCGGCGGCTGAGGACCACGCCGGCGCCGTGCGCGCCGGCCCGCTCCGCACCCGACAGGGCGCCTGCGCAAGCGGCGCCCTGTTTTTTTATGGGGACGCTATCGATCACGGGGACGGCGCGCGCCGTCAGGCCGCGGCAGCCCCATCACCCAGGTGGTGCGACGGCCCGCATCGCAGCCGCCCCGCGTGCACTCACGCGCC encodes the following:
- a CDS encoding pseudouridine synthase yields the protein MSDTSRKLSLNKLSLKRDAAAAEQPKLEERLHKVLAQAGLGSRRALEQRIADGLVKVNGEVAQTGMSIRSGDKIELDGRSFVASALTEPSRVLIYNKPEGEVTTREDPEGRPTIFEALPALKGARWIAIGRLDINTTGLLLLTTDGELANAMMHPSYEIEREYVVRVRAPEGEETVPDSMIERLSRGVLLEDGGAKFDEIERIGGTDSHDWFRVVVKEGRNREVRRLWESQGCQVSRLKRTRYGKIALPRELLRGHSMELAQDKVEALRAELKLEEGTPSALTLQPVIGQRKAAKATVQVGRGGNAYVNGHNTADEGRELRRFDTFREDRGRGRGGKKPHGGLTVSGEMAAKQSQKPFKQRAPKGPKPLPDGNPAAFRTWYVPDGVSTGPTGHRNAGPGGRGQGQGQGRPYAKPRPAGAGAGAGAGQGRGQGQGQQRKAHPYGHPGNAPSFPSDHATPGFNPYGAAPRAARPAGGQKRGPGPGGRPGGGNRPAGGRPPGGGGRPGGGGNRGPRGG